From a single Nocardioides sp. dk884 genomic region:
- a CDS encoding HU family DNA-binding protein, translating to MNKTELRDAVAAAADLSGAQADKALNAVLDSITSALASGDKVTLPGFGTFETRDRAARQGRNPQTGESMEIAASTNPAFKAGAQLKAAVSKKA from the coding sequence ATGAACAAGACTGAGCTGCGCGACGCGGTTGCTGCCGCTGCTGACCTCTCCGGCGCCCAGGCCGACAAGGCCCTCAACGCGGTGCTGGACTCCATCACCTCGGCGCTGGCCTCCGGCGACAAGGTGACCCTGCCCGGCTTCGGCACGTTCGAGACCCGCGACCGCGCCGCCCGCCAGGGCCGCAACCCGCAGACCGGCGAGTCGATGGAGATCGCCGCGAGCACCAACCCCGCGTTCAAGGCCGGCGCCCAGCTCAAGGCTGCGGTCTCCAAGAAGGCCTGA
- a CDS encoding ferredoxin--NADP reductase, translated as MDTDSFELKVIDVVEETADAHSITVEVPEGAEEHFAYRPGQFLTVAVPSERTGVAARCYSLSSSPVGDGPLTITVKRTADGYASNWLCDHVRVGDTLRVLPPSGIFSPASLDADLLLFAAGSGVTPVMSIIRTALAGGTGRITVFYANRDERSVIFAAELRRLAAEHPERLRVVHWLESVQGLPTQEQMRAFAADHLEADAFVCGPGPFMAMTVAALKELGFPRARRHQEKFISLGGNPFGDLHDVEVAEQEIEAAEADPADAAAAEPAAPVRLEVELDGETYAFDDWAPGTTMLEHLESKGVKAPYSCREGECSACAVRLLEGDVTMRHNDVLDAEDLADGIRLACQADPVTEVVRASYS; from the coding sequence GTGGACACCGACTCCTTCGAGCTCAAGGTCATCGACGTCGTCGAGGAGACCGCCGACGCGCACTCGATCACCGTCGAGGTGCCCGAGGGCGCCGAGGAGCACTTCGCCTACCGGCCCGGACAGTTCCTCACGGTGGCGGTGCCGAGCGAGCGCACCGGGGTGGCGGCGCGGTGCTACTCGCTGTCCAGCAGCCCGGTGGGCGACGGCCCGCTGACGATCACCGTCAAGCGCACCGCCGACGGCTACGCCTCGAACTGGCTGTGCGACCACGTGCGGGTCGGCGACACGCTGCGGGTGCTCCCGCCGAGCGGCATCTTCAGCCCCGCATCGCTGGACGCCGACCTGCTGCTCTTCGCGGCCGGCTCGGGGGTCACACCGGTGATGTCGATCATCCGCACCGCGCTGGCCGGCGGCACGGGACGGATCACCGTCTTCTACGCCAACCGCGACGAGCGCTCGGTGATCTTCGCCGCCGAGCTGCGGCGCCTTGCCGCCGAGCACCCCGAGCGGCTGCGGGTCGTGCACTGGCTGGAGTCGGTGCAGGGTCTGCCCACCCAGGAACAGATGCGCGCGTTCGCCGCCGACCACCTCGAGGCCGACGCGTTCGTGTGCGGTCCTGGCCCGTTCATGGCGATGACCGTCGCCGCGCTCAAGGAGCTGGGCTTCCCGCGGGCCCGGCGTCACCAGGAGAAGTTCATCTCCCTGGGCGGCAACCCGTTCGGGGACCTGCACGACGTCGAGGTCGCCGAGCAGGAGATCGAGGCCGCCGAGGCCGACCCCGCAGACGCTGCCGCCGCGGAGCCGGCGGCCCCGGTGCGCCTGGAGGTGGAGCTCGACGGCGAGACCTACGCCTTCGACGACTGGGCCCCCGGCACCACGATGCTCGAGCACCTGGAGTCGAAGGGTGTGAAGGCGCCGTACTCGTGCCGCGAGGGGGAGTGCTCCGCGTGCGCGGTCCGGCTGCTCGAGGGCGACGTGACGATGCGCCACAACGACGTCCTCGACGCCGAGGACCTCGCCGACGGCATCCGGCTCGCCTGCCAGGCCGACCCCGTCACCGAGGTCGTGCGCGCGTCGTACTCCTGA
- a CDS encoding MBL fold metallo-hydrolase, whose protein sequence is MVSYTGEVRPGGPTDVRELGGVRITKVAVDEKMSNNCYLLRCLSTGEQALIDAAAEPDVLLPLIGADGLRTVITTHRHWDHHRALRAVVDATGAEVVAGAPDADAITEQTEVAVQRRLEHGDTVRVGASTLEVIAIPGHTPGSIALLLDDRSPGGHPHLFTGDSLFPGGVGNTFGDAEAFAQLITNVEERVFDRLPDETWFYPGHGNDSTLGAERPHLAEWRARGW, encoded by the coding sequence ATGGTGAGCTACACCGGAGAGGTCCGACCCGGAGGTCCCACGGACGTGCGCGAGCTGGGCGGCGTACGGATCACGAAGGTCGCGGTCGACGAGAAGATGTCGAACAACTGCTACCTGCTGCGCTGCCTCAGCACCGGCGAGCAGGCGCTCATCGACGCCGCGGCCGAGCCCGACGTGCTGCTTCCCCTGATCGGCGCCGACGGCCTGCGCACCGTGATCACCACGCACCGCCACTGGGACCACCACCGCGCGCTGCGCGCCGTCGTCGACGCCACCGGCGCCGAGGTCGTCGCCGGCGCACCGGACGCGGATGCGATCACCGAGCAGACCGAGGTCGCCGTGCAGCGTCGCCTCGAGCACGGCGACACGGTCCGGGTCGGGGCGAGCACGCTCGAGGTGATCGCGATCCCCGGGCACACCCCCGGCTCGATCGCCCTGCTCCTCGACGACCGCTCCCCGGGCGGTCACCCGCACCTGTTCACCGGCGACTCGCTGTTCCCCGGCGGCGTCGGCAACACCTTCGGCGACGCGGAGGCGTTCGCCCAGCTGATCACCAACGTCGAGGAGCGGGTCTTCGACCGGCTGCCCGACGAGACCTGGTTCTACCCGGGCCACGGCAACGACTCGACCCTCGGCGCCGAGCGCCCGCACCTGGCGGAGTGGCGCGCACGCGGCTGGTGA
- a CDS encoding Rieske (2Fe-2S) protein, with protein sequence MTHECTGPCLDRRSALTAAAVAGVGIPFLAACGDDSASEPSTRPSGTVLTSTEAVPVGGGVILEEEKIVVVQPQAGEFKAFSSVCPHQGCQVSEVKDSEVICHCHASHFALEDGAPTAGPATQPLDEVRIKVAGKDIRLA encoded by the coding sequence ATGACCCACGAGTGCACGGGCCCCTGCCTGGACCGCCGCAGCGCCCTCACCGCGGCCGCCGTCGCCGGCGTCGGGATCCCGTTCCTCGCCGCCTGCGGTGACGACTCCGCCTCGGAGCCCAGCACCAGGCCCTCCGGCACGGTCCTGACCAGCACCGAGGCCGTCCCGGTCGGCGGTGGGGTGATCCTGGAGGAGGAGAAGATCGTCGTCGTCCAGCCCCAGGCGGGCGAGTTCAAGGCCTTCTCCTCGGTCTGCCCCCACCAGGGCTGCCAGGTCTCGGAGGTCAAGGACAGCGAGGTCATCTGTCACTGCCATGCCAGCCACTTCGCCCTCGAGGACGGCGCGCCGACCGCCGGCCCGGCCACGCAGCCGCTCGACGAGGTCCGGATCAAGGTCGCCGGCAAGGACATCCGGCTCGCCTGA
- a CDS encoding acyl-CoA dehydrogenase family protein: MDYSFTAEQDDAAHLAARILGDHATPARLQAVERSGERFDAELWRALGDAGLIGLALPEEHDGAGLGLVELCRVLVEAGRLVAPVPLAAHGAASLLLAELGTPAQRTEWLAGAASGERVLAAATAEDRSSLPQHPTTAARADGDGYRVTGTKTVVGAGTLAHGLLVTASSPSGPAVFLVRPDDAGVTLVVQTVSDGDPVARIELADVVLGPERLLGAPDGSATARLHDLVTITVCAEQLGVTEGALRLTAAYAGTREQFGRPIGTFQAVSQRLADGYIDVLGQRLMLWQAAWRLAEGLPVTTEVAAAKLWAADAGHRLAHTAVHVHGGVGIDLDGETHRYFTHAKRLELVHGGATEQALCIGRTLAAEPV, translated from the coding sequence ATGGACTACTCCTTCACCGCCGAGCAGGACGACGCCGCGCACCTGGCCGCCCGGATCCTCGGCGACCACGCCACCCCGGCGCGCCTGCAGGCCGTCGAGCGCTCCGGTGAGCGCTTCGACGCCGAGTTGTGGCGAGCCCTCGGCGACGCGGGTCTGATCGGGCTCGCGCTGCCCGAGGAGCACGACGGGGCGGGGCTCGGCCTCGTCGAGCTGTGCCGCGTGCTCGTGGAGGCCGGGCGCCTGGTGGCCCCGGTGCCGCTCGCCGCGCACGGCGCCGCCAGCCTGCTCCTGGCGGAGCTCGGCACGCCCGCGCAGCGCACCGAGTGGCTCGCCGGCGCGGCCAGCGGTGAGCGGGTGCTTGCCGCCGCCACCGCCGAGGACCGCAGCAGCCTGCCGCAGCACCCCACGACCGCCGCCCGCGCCGACGGCGACGGCTATCGCGTCACCGGCACCAAGACCGTCGTGGGCGCCGGCACCCTGGCCCACGGCCTGCTCGTCACCGCCTCGAGCCCGTCCGGGCCGGCGGTGTTCCTGGTGCGCCCCGACGACGCCGGGGTCACCCTGGTGGTCCAGACGGTCTCCGACGGCGACCCGGTCGCCCGCATCGAGCTCGCCGACGTGGTGCTCGGCCCGGAGCGGCTGCTCGGCGCCCCGGACGGCAGCGCCACCGCGCGGCTGCACGACCTCGTCACGATCACCGTCTGCGCCGAGCAGCTCGGCGTGACCGAGGGGGCGCTGCGCCTCACCGCGGCGTACGCCGGGACGCGCGAGCAGTTCGGCCGCCCGATCGGCACCTTCCAGGCGGTCAGCCAACGCCTCGCGGACGGCTACATCGACGTGCTCGGGCAGCGCCTGATGCTGTGGCAGGCCGCCTGGCGCCTGGCCGAGGGGCTCCCGGTCACCACCGAGGTCGCCGCCGCGAAGCTCTGGGCGGCCGACGCGGGCCATCGGCTCGCACACACCGCCGTGCACGTGCACGGCGGCGTCGGGATCGACCTGGACGGCGAGACCCACCGCTACTTCACCCACGCCAAGCGCCTGGAGCTGGTGCACGGCGGGGCCACCGAGCAGGCGCTGTGCATCGGGCGGACGCTGGCCGCCGAGCCGGTCTAG
- a CDS encoding Rieske 2Fe-2S domain-containing protein produces MSETATTARTLDLGTPPERFARGWHCLGLASTFADGKPHGIEAFGTKLVVWRDSAGEIKVLDGYCRHMGGDLTQGSVKGDEVACPFHDWRWGGDGKCKSIPYARRVPLRARTQHYPVVVRNGQVLIWHDVEGSAPDESILPPVLPGVGTEAYTDWFWKVVPIEGSNCRELIDNVVDMAHFYYVHLSFPTSFRNVFEGTVATQYMASKGRPDVSGGYGAPELFLKSEATYFGPSYMINWLEVDYKGFLTEVILINCHIPTGPDSFTLQYGITVKKPEGLDEASVAYIGRKYAEMFGDGFLQDVHIWKNKVPVQNPLLCEEDGPVYQLRRWYEQFYVDRADVAPEMVERFEFEVDTTKANEYWQVEVAENLARQAAAGS; encoded by the coding sequence ATGAGCGAGACCGCCACCACCGCCCGGACGCTCGACCTGGGCACGCCACCGGAGCGGTTCGCCCGCGGCTGGCACTGCCTCGGGCTCGCCTCGACGTTCGCCGACGGCAAGCCCCACGGGATCGAGGCGTTCGGCACCAAGCTCGTCGTCTGGCGCGACAGCGCCGGCGAGATCAAGGTCCTCGACGGCTACTGCCGCCACATGGGCGGCGACCTCACCCAGGGCAGCGTGAAGGGCGACGAGGTCGCCTGCCCGTTCCACGACTGGCGTTGGGGTGGTGACGGCAAGTGCAAGTCGATCCCGTACGCCCGCCGGGTGCCGCTGCGCGCCCGCACCCAGCACTACCCGGTCGTGGTGCGCAACGGGCAGGTGCTGATCTGGCACGACGTCGAGGGATCGGCACCCGATGAGTCGATCCTCCCGCCGGTGCTGCCCGGCGTCGGCACGGAGGCCTACACCGACTGGTTCTGGAAGGTGGTGCCGATCGAGGGGTCGAACTGCCGCGAGCTCATCGACAACGTGGTCGACATGGCGCACTTCTACTACGTGCACCTGTCGTTCCCGACGAGCTTCCGCAACGTCTTCGAGGGCACGGTGGCGACCCAGTACATGGCCTCCAAGGGCCGCCCCGACGTGAGCGGCGGCTACGGCGCCCCGGAGCTGTTCTTGAAGTCCGAGGCCACCTACTTCGGGCCGTCGTACATGATCAACTGGCTCGAGGTCGACTACAAGGGCTTCCTCACCGAGGTCATCCTCATCAACTGCCACATCCCGACCGGCCCGGACTCCTTCACGCTGCAGTACGGCATCACGGTGAAGAAGCCGGAGGGCCTCGACGAGGCGTCGGTGGCCTACATCGGCCGCAAGTACGCCGAGATGTTCGGCGACGGGTTCCTCCAGGACGTCCACATCTGGAAGAACAAGGTGCCGGTGCAGAACCCGCTCCTGTGCGAGGAGGACGGCCCGGTCTACCAGCTGCGCCGCTGGTATGAGCAGTTCTACGTCGACCGGGCCGACGTCGCACCGGAGATGGTCGAGCGCTTCGAGTTCGAGGTCGACACCACCAAGGCCAACGAGTACTGGCAGGTCGAGGTGGCCGAGAACCTCGCCCGCCAGGCCGCGGCGGGGTCCTGA
- a CDS encoding maleylpyruvate isomerase family mycothiol-dependent enzyme, translating to MSPTELGARPPSPAVLEHLASASRSLVRTVDSLAEEELRAPSLLPRWSRAHLVAHLALNAEGLTSVLRGAALGAAVPMYRSPEARDSDIEELATRDASVLRDRLLGSVTELSEAVATVPADRWSARAQRTPGNRATFAAADVPLMRLREVALHHADLDMPFTRADWTPGVAELLAESLSHRVHTPCTLHAHDLGRTWAAGEGDSVSPGPTVSGTAADLAWWLSGRGGGDGLDTDSGELPRTGAW from the coding sequence GTGAGCCCCACAGAACTCGGGGCAAGGCCCCCGTCGCCCGCCGTGCTCGAGCACCTCGCGTCCGCATCCCGGAGCCTGGTGCGCACGGTGGACTCCCTCGCCGAGGAGGAGCTGCGCGCTCCGAGCCTGCTGCCACGCTGGAGCCGGGCGCACCTGGTCGCCCACCTCGCGCTGAACGCCGAGGGGCTCACCAGCGTGCTGCGCGGGGCCGCGCTCGGCGCCGCCGTCCCCATGTACCGCTCCCCCGAGGCACGCGACAGCGACATCGAGGAGCTCGCGACCCGTGACGCCTCGGTGCTGCGCGACCGGCTTCTGGGCTCGGTCACCGAGCTCTCCGAGGCCGTCGCGACCGTGCCCGCGGACCGCTGGTCTGCGCGCGCCCAGCGCACGCCCGGCAACCGGGCCACGTTCGCCGCCGCGGACGTACCCCTGATGCGGCTGCGTGAGGTCGCCCTCCACCACGCCGACCTCGACATGCCGTTCACCCGCGCCGACTGGACCCCCGGCGTCGCCGAGCTGCTGGCCGAGTCCCTGAGCCACCGGGTGCACACACCGTGCACCCTGCACGCCCACGACCTCGGGCGGACCTGGGCGGCCGGCGAGGGCGATAGCGTCTCCCCCGGCCCCACCGTCAGCGGCACCGCCGCCGACCTCGCGTGGTGGCTCTCGGGCCGCGGAGGCGGCGACGGGCTCGACACCGACAGCGGCGAGCTGCCGCGGACAGGAGCATGGTGA
- the uvrA gene encoding excinuclease ABC subunit UvrA, translating into MADQLIIRGAREHNLKDVSIDLPRDSLVVFTGLSGSGKSSLAFDTIFAEGQRRYVESLSAYARQFLGQMDKPDVDLIEGLSPAVSIDQKSTSKNPRSTVGTITEVYDYLRLLYARVGRPHCPTCGAPIERQTPQQIVDRVLALEEGRRFQVLAPVIRGRKGEYVDLFSQLQTQGFSRARVDGETYTLDAPPTLEKQKKHTIEVVVDRLAVKESSKRRLTDSVETALNLAGGLVVFDFVDLDAKDPGRELKFSEKMSCPNDHPIDTDELEPRSFSFNSPFGACPACHGIGTRMEVDPDLVVPDPRATLGEGAIQPWSGAHVADYFLRLMGALGDELGFDLNTPWAELTPKARKAILEGHPTKVHVVTRNRYGRQRAYYAEFEGVRPYVERRHREAESDTSRDRYEGFMREVPCPACGGSRLKPVTMAVTVGGLSIAEVCALSLDKTAEFLASVELSDRERQIADVVLKEIEQRLRFLLDVGLEYLSLDRASGSLSGGEAQRIRLATQIGAGLVGVLYVLDEPSIGLHQRDNAKLIETLVRLKELGNTLIVVEHDEDTIKVADWVVDIGPGAGEHGGQVIHSGSVADLYTHPDSITGQYLSGRREIPVPAARRPRTTGRELTVVGARENNLRTIDVSFPLGVFVAVTGVSGSGKSTLVNDILYTALAKQLYNARAIPGRHTRITGLEHVDKVIHVDQSPIGRTPRSNPATYTGVFDRVRKLFAETPEAKMRGYLQGRFSFNVKGGRCEACMGDGTIKIEMNFLPDVYVPCEVCHGARYNRETLEVHYKGKTIAEVLDMPIEEAVDFFAAVPAISRYLQTLVEVGLGYVRLGQPATTLSGGEAQRVKLATELQRRSTGRTLYVLDEPTTGLHFEDIRKLLGVLSRLVDAGNTVLVIEHNLDVIKTADWIIDMGPEGGSGGGMVVAEGTPEQVVTIAESHTGRYLGPILKGKEAAQPKRRLPASSAPEPRGRTAASAKKRGERVQAARASAKS; encoded by the coding sequence GTGGCCGACCAGCTGATCATCCGGGGCGCCCGGGAGCACAACCTGAAGGACGTCTCGATCGACCTCCCGCGGGACTCGCTCGTCGTCTTCACCGGGTTGTCCGGGTCGGGCAAGTCCTCGCTGGCGTTCGACACGATCTTCGCCGAGGGTCAGCGCCGCTACGTCGAGTCGCTCTCGGCCTATGCCCGCCAGTTCCTCGGTCAGATGGACAAGCCCGACGTCGACCTGATCGAGGGGCTCTCGCCGGCCGTCTCGATCGACCAGAAGTCGACCTCGAAGAACCCGCGCTCGACGGTGGGCACCATCACCGAGGTCTACGACTACCTCCGCCTGCTCTATGCCCGCGTCGGCCGACCGCACTGCCCGACCTGCGGCGCCCCGATCGAGCGGCAGACCCCCCAGCAGATCGTCGACCGCGTCCTCGCCCTCGAGGAGGGGCGGCGCTTCCAGGTGCTCGCCCCCGTGATCCGCGGGCGCAAGGGCGAGTACGTCGATCTCTTCAGCCAGCTGCAGACCCAGGGCTTCTCGCGCGCGAGGGTCGACGGGGAGACCTACACCCTCGACGCGCCCCCGACGCTGGAGAAGCAGAAGAAGCACACGATCGAGGTCGTGGTCGACCGGCTCGCGGTCAAGGAGTCCTCCAAGCGGCGCCTGACCGACTCGGTCGAGACCGCGCTCAACCTCGCCGGCGGCCTGGTGGTCTTCGACTTCGTCGACCTCGACGCGAAGGACCCGGGCCGTGAGCTGAAGTTCAGCGAGAAGATGTCGTGCCCCAACGACCACCCCATCGACACCGACGAGCTCGAGCCGCGCTCGTTCTCGTTCAACTCCCCGTTCGGCGCCTGCCCGGCGTGCCACGGCATCGGCACCCGCATGGAGGTCGACCCCGACCTGGTCGTCCCCGACCCGCGCGCCACCCTGGGCGAGGGGGCGATCCAGCCCTGGAGCGGCGCGCACGTCGCCGACTACTTCCTGCGCCTGATGGGTGCGCTCGGGGACGAGCTCGGCTTCGACCTCAACACCCCGTGGGCGGAGCTCACCCCCAAGGCCCGCAAGGCGATCCTGGAGGGTCACCCCACCAAGGTCCACGTGGTCACCCGCAACCGCTACGGACGCCAGCGCGCCTACTACGCCGAGTTCGAGGGCGTGCGCCCCTACGTCGAGCGCCGTCACCGCGAGGCCGAGTCCGACACCAGCCGCGACCGCTACGAGGGCTTCATGCGCGAGGTCCCGTGCCCGGCCTGCGGCGGCAGCCGGCTCAAGCCGGTCACGATGGCCGTGACCGTGGGCGGGCTCAGCATCGCCGAGGTCTGCGCGCTGTCCCTCGACAAGACCGCGGAGTTCCTCGCCAGCGTCGAGCTGAGCGACCGTGAGCGCCAGATCGCCGACGTCGTGCTGAAGGAGATCGAGCAGCGCCTGCGCTTCCTGCTCGACGTCGGACTGGAGTACCTCTCCCTGGACCGTGCCTCGGGGTCCCTGTCCGGCGGCGAGGCCCAGCGGATCCGGCTCGCCACCCAGATCGGCGCCGGCCTGGTGGGCGTCCTCTACGTCCTCGACGAGCCGTCGATCGGCCTGCACCAGCGCGACAACGCCAAGCTCATCGAGACCCTCGTCCGGCTCAAGGAGCTCGGCAACACCCTGATCGTCGTCGAGCACGACGAGGACACGATCAAGGTCGCCGACTGGGTGGTCGACATCGGCCCCGGGGCCGGCGAGCACGGCGGTCAGGTGATCCACAGCGGGTCGGTCGCCGACCTCTACACCCACCCCGACTCGATCACCGGCCAGTACCTCTCCGGACGCCGAGAGATCCCGGTCCCCGCTGCCCGCCGTCCCCGGACCACGGGGCGCGAGCTCACCGTGGTCGGCGCCCGCGAGAACAACCTGCGCACCATCGACGTCTCGTTCCCGCTCGGCGTGTTCGTGGCGGTGACCGGCGTCTCCGGGTCCGGCAAGTCGACGCTGGTCAACGACATCCTCTACACCGCCCTGGCCAAGCAGCTCTACAACGCCCGCGCGATCCCCGGGCGTCACACCCGGATCACCGGCCTCGAGCACGTCGACAAGGTCATCCACGTCGACCAGTCGCCGATCGGGCGCACGCCGCGCTCCAACCCCGCGACCTACACCGGTGTGTTCGACCGGGTCCGCAAGCTCTTCGCGGAGACCCCGGAGGCCAAGATGCGCGGCTACCTGCAGGGCCGCTTCTCCTTCAACGTCAAGGGCGGGCGCTGCGAGGCCTGCATGGGCGACGGCACCATCAAGATCGAGATGAACTTCCTGCCCGACGTCTACGTGCCGTGCGAGGTCTGCCACGGGGCGCGCTACAACCGCGAGACCCTCGAGGTGCACTACAAGGGCAAGACCATCGCCGAGGTCCTCGACATGCCGATCGAGGAGGCCGTCGACTTCTTCGCGGCCGTCCCGGCGATCTCGCGCTACCTTCAGACGCTCGTCGAGGTCGGTCTGGGCTACGTCCGCCTCGGGCAGCCGGCCACCACCCTGTCCGGCGGCGAGGCGCAACGGGTCAAGCTCGCCACCGAGCTGCAGCGGCGCTCGACCGGGCGCACCCTCTACGTCCTCGACGAGCCGACCACGGGCCTGCACTTCGAGGACATCCGCAAGCTCCTCGGCGTGCTCAGCCGGCTGGTCGACGCCGGCAACACGGTGCTGGTCATCGAGCACAACCTCGACGTGATCAAGACCGCTGACTGGATCATCGACATGGGTCCGGAGGGCGGTTCCGGCGGCGGCATGGTGGTCGCCGAGGGCACCCCCGAGCAGGTCGTCACCATCGCGGAGAGCCACACCGGTCGCTACCTCGGGCCGATCCTGAAGGGCAAGGAGGCCGCACAGCCGAAGCGCCGCCTCCCCGCGAGCTCCGCACCCGAGCCCCGTGGCCGCACCGCCGCATCGGCCAAGAAGCGCGGTGAGCGGGTGCAGGCGGCGCGCGCCTCGGCGAAGTCCTGA
- a CDS encoding acyl-CoA dehydrogenase family protein: MHLALDPEHVALRAELADYFSALVTPQVRAGLATASGEFGDTEVYKSVIRQLGADGWLGIGWPEEYGGQARSMVEQLIFTDVAADHGVPVPYLTLNTVGPTIMRYGTPEQKEYFLPRILAGDLHFSIGYSEPESGTDLASLRTRATREGEEWVINGQKMWTSLIQYADWIWLACRTDPDQPRHRGLSIILVPTDAPGFSYTPVHTVAGVSTSATYYQDVRVPVGNLVGELNGGWSLMTNQLNHERVALTSSAPLVQSLRLVRQWAQETKNPDGQRVIDTEWVQVALGRAHARVDMLTQLNFKLASDADRGVDLSPAEASATKIYGSELATEVYRALMEIVGPNAAVRADSEGAVLAGRLERYHRSSLVMTFGGGTNEIQRDIIGYVGLGLPAAKR, translated from the coding sequence ATGCATCTCGCCCTGGACCCCGAGCACGTCGCGCTGCGCGCCGAGCTCGCGGACTACTTCTCCGCCCTCGTGACCCCGCAGGTGCGCGCCGGCCTGGCCACCGCCTCCGGCGAGTTCGGCGACACCGAGGTCTACAAGTCCGTGATCCGCCAGCTCGGGGCCGACGGCTGGCTCGGCATCGGCTGGCCCGAGGAGTACGGCGGCCAGGCGCGCTCGATGGTCGAGCAGCTGATCTTCACCGACGTCGCCGCCGACCACGGCGTACCGGTGCCGTACCTGACGCTGAACACCGTCGGGCCGACGATCATGCGCTACGGCACGCCGGAGCAGAAGGAGTACTTCCTGCCGCGGATCCTCGCCGGCGACCTGCACTTCTCCATCGGCTACTCCGAGCCGGAGTCCGGGACCGACCTCGCCTCGCTGCGCACCCGTGCGACCCGCGAGGGCGAGGAGTGGGTGATCAACGGACAGAAGATGTGGACCTCGCTGATCCAGTACGCCGACTGGATCTGGCTGGCCTGCCGCACCGACCCCGACCAGCCGCGCCACCGCGGGCTCTCGATAATCCTGGTCCCGACCGACGCGCCCGGGTTCTCCTACACGCCGGTGCACACGGTCGCGGGGGTGAGCACCAGCGCGACGTACTACCAGGACGTGCGGGTGCCGGTCGGCAACCTGGTCGGCGAGCTCAACGGCGGCTGGTCGTTGATGACCAACCAGCTCAACCACGAGCGGGTCGCGCTGACCTCCTCCGCCCCGCTGGTGCAGTCGCTGCGCCTGGTGCGGCAGTGGGCGCAGGAGACCAAGAACCCCGACGGCCAGCGGGTCATCGACACCGAGTGGGTGCAGGTCGCGCTCGGGCGCGCCCACGCCCGTGTCGACATGTTGACCCAGCTGAACTTCAAGCTCGCCTCCGACGCCGACCGGGGCGTGGACCTCTCCCCCGCCGAGGCGTCGGCGACCAAGATCTACGGATCCGAGCTCGCGACCGAGGTCTACCGGGCGCTGATGGAGATCGTCGGCCCGAACGCCGCGGTCCGCGCCGACTCCGAGGGCGCGGTCCTCGCCGGGCGCCTCGAGCGCTATCACCGCTCCTCGCTGGTGATGACGTTCGGTGGCGGCACCAACGAGATCCAGCGCGACATCATCGGCTACGTGGGCCTGGGCCTGCCGGCCGCCAAGCGCTGA